A single genomic interval of Corvus cornix cornix isolate S_Up_H32 chromosome 1, ASM73873v5, whole genome shotgun sequence harbors:
- the LOC104686976 gene encoding putative short transient receptor potential channel 2-like protein isoform X2, which translates to MAPVKISYVVSFSSQDPKYPAENLLSEDGIRPWLGCPKEHSRQLSVELQLERASPIGYIDVGNYGSAFLQIEVGRSSWPCDQPYLTLVPTVTLMTPADSKQDQNRCGVRMFKEDFLELTVGQKWDRVRLTCSQPFSLCSRFGLSFIRLRTPQEQEPEPPRPSLDAEDAELSDRPWCSSPAFHRTSFPEPCLRSREEEQLRSRLWKLEAAAWSPAHLSRSARMVLLAARNQGLRPRAGTSTLGSHPESMAKDVGGPAVPGSALDVSAAPPSTCRQPDRHCAPSPVGRAPAAASRSPRVRGRARARSPRERHIRRNDRGQASSDGETGVCPICSGYFLLDLLPTHASQCGEDPTTAWPFLSSDAWVSCPICQLPFGMAEVEQHASNCGEIPRALSSPQCLQ; encoded by the exons ATGGCTCCAGTTAAAATCAGCTATGTGGTGTCCTTCTCCTCCCAG gacCCCAAGTACCCGGCAGAGAACCTGCTGAGTGAGGATGGCATACGGCCCTGGCTTGGCTGCCCCAAGgagcacagcaggcagctgagTGTGGAGCTGCAGCTAGAGAGAGCCAGTCCCATTGGCTACATTGACGTTG GGAACTACGGCAGCGCCTTTCTGCAGATTGAGGTTGGACGTTCCTCGTGGCCTTGTGACCAGCCCTATCTCACCTTGGTGCCCACTGTCACACTGATGACACCAGCTGACTCAAAGCAGGACCAGAATCGCTGTGGGGTTAGGATGTTTAAGGAAG ATTTCCTGGAGCTGACAGTGGGGCAGAAGTGGGACCGTGTGCGGCTCACCTGCAGCCAGCCCTTCAGTCTGTGCAGCCGCTTCGGGCTCTCCTTCATCCGCCTGCGCACACCACAGGAGCAGGAACCTGAGCCCCCCCGGCCATCCCTGGATGCA gaggatgctgagctCTCAGACAGaccctggtgctccagccctgcctttcACCGGACTTCCTTTCCTGAACCATGCTT GAGAtccagggaggaggagcagctgaggagccGCCTGTGGAagctggaagcagctgcctggagccCAGCCCACCTCAGCCGCTCTGCCCGGATGGTGCTGTTGGCAGCACGGAACCAGGGGCTGAGGCCCAGAGCTGGCACGAGCACTCTGGGGAGTCACCCGGAGTCCATGGCCAAGGACGTGGGAGgtcctgcagtgccag GCTCTGCACTGGATGTCTCTGCAGCCCCCCCAAGCACCTGCAGGCAGCCGGACAGGCactgtgctcccagccctgttgGCAG ggctccagctgctgcctcaagGTCACCCAGGGTGAGAGGAAGAGCCCGAGCCCGCAGCCCCCGAGAGAGACACATCAGGAGGAATGACAGGGGACAGGCCAGCAGTGATGGGGAGACAGGCGTCTGCCCCATCTGCTCAG GCTACTTCCTGCTGGATCTGCTCCCCACACACGCCTCCCAGTGTGGAGAAGACCCCACCACAGCCTGGCCTTTCTTGTCCTCTGATGCCTGGGTGTCCTGCCCCATTTGTCAGCTGCCCTTTGGCATGGCAGAGGTGGAGCAGCATGCCAGCAACTGTGGGGAGATACCAAGGGCCCTGTCCTCACCCCAGTGCCTGCAGTAG
- the LOC104686976 gene encoding putative short transient receptor potential channel 2-like protein isoform X1 translates to MAPVKISYVVSFSSQDPKYPAENLLSEDGIRPWLGCPKEHSRQLSVELQLERASPIGYIDVGNYGSAFLQIEVGRSSWPCDQPYLTLVPTVTLMTPADSKQDQNRCGVRMFKEADFLELTVGQKWDRVRLTCSQPFSLCSRFGLSFIRLRTPQEQEPEPPRPSLDAEDAELSDRPWCSSPAFHRTSFPEPCLRSREEEQLRSRLWKLEAAAWSPAHLSRSARMVLLAARNQGLRPRAGTSTLGSHPESMAKDVGGPAVPGSALDVSAAPPSTCRQPDRHCAPSPVGRAPAAASRSPRVRGRARARSPRERHIRRNDRGQASSDGETGVCPICSGYFLLDLLPTHASQCGEDPTTAWPFLSSDAWVSCPICQLPFGMAEVEQHASNCGEIPRALSSPQCLQ, encoded by the exons ATGGCTCCAGTTAAAATCAGCTATGTGGTGTCCTTCTCCTCCCAG gacCCCAAGTACCCGGCAGAGAACCTGCTGAGTGAGGATGGCATACGGCCCTGGCTTGGCTGCCCCAAGgagcacagcaggcagctgagTGTGGAGCTGCAGCTAGAGAGAGCCAGTCCCATTGGCTACATTGACGTTG GGAACTACGGCAGCGCCTTTCTGCAGATTGAGGTTGGACGTTCCTCGTGGCCTTGTGACCAGCCCTATCTCACCTTGGTGCCCACTGTCACACTGATGACACCAGCTGACTCAAAGCAGGACCAGAATCGCTGTGGGGTTAGGATGTTTAAGGAAG CAGATTTCCTGGAGCTGACAGTGGGGCAGAAGTGGGACCGTGTGCGGCTCACCTGCAGCCAGCCCTTCAGTCTGTGCAGCCGCTTCGGGCTCTCCTTCATCCGCCTGCGCACACCACAGGAGCAGGAACCTGAGCCCCCCCGGCCATCCCTGGATGCA gaggatgctgagctCTCAGACAGaccctggtgctccagccctgcctttcACCGGACTTCCTTTCCTGAACCATGCTT GAGAtccagggaggaggagcagctgaggagccGCCTGTGGAagctggaagcagctgcctggagccCAGCCCACCTCAGCCGCTCTGCCCGGATGGTGCTGTTGGCAGCACGGAACCAGGGGCTGAGGCCCAGAGCTGGCACGAGCACTCTGGGGAGTCACCCGGAGTCCATGGCCAAGGACGTGGGAGgtcctgcagtgccag GCTCTGCACTGGATGTCTCTGCAGCCCCCCCAAGCACCTGCAGGCAGCCGGACAGGCactgtgctcccagccctgttgGCAG ggctccagctgctgcctcaagGTCACCCAGGGTGAGAGGAAGAGCCCGAGCCCGCAGCCCCCGAGAGAGACACATCAGGAGGAATGACAGGGGACAGGCCAGCAGTGATGGGGAGACAGGCGTCTGCCCCATCTGCTCAG GCTACTTCCTGCTGGATCTGCTCCCCACACACGCCTCCCAGTGTGGAGAAGACCCCACCACAGCCTGGCCTTTCTTGTCCTCTGATGCCTGGGTGTCCTGCCCCATTTGTCAGCTGCCCTTTGGCATGGCAGAGGTGGAGCAGCATGCCAGCAACTGTGGGGAGATACCAAGGGCCCTGTCCTCACCCCAGTGCCTGCAGTAG
- the RNF121 gene encoding RING finger protein 121 isoform X3, whose amino-acid sequence MAAVLEVEVGGPVEREVEEVDLSHLSPEERWRVEHVRMHAKHRGHEAMHAEMVLILIATLVVAQLLLVQWKQRHPRSYNMVTLFQMWVVPLYFTIKLNWWRFLVIWVLFSAVTAFVTFRATRKPLVQTTPRLVYKWFLLIYKISYATGIVGYMAVMFTLFGLNLLFRIKPEDAMDFGISLLFYGLYYGVLERDFAEMCADYMASTIGFYSASGMPTKHLSDSVCAVCGQQIFVDVNEEGIIENTYRLSCNHVFHEFCIRGWCIVGKKQTCPYCKEKVDLKRMFSNPWERPHVMYGQLLDWLRYLVAWQPVIIGLVQGINYILGLE is encoded by the exons ATGGCGGCCGTGCTGGAGGTGGAGGTTGGCGGCCCCGTTGAGCGTGAGGTGGAGGAG gtTGATCTTTCACACTTGTCCCCAGAGGAGAGATGGAG GGTGGAGCACGTACGGATGCATGCCAAGCACCGTGGGCACGAGGCGATGCATGCCGAAATGGTCCTCATCCTCATTGCCACGCTTGTGGTGGCACAGCTCCTCCTGGTTCAGTGGAAGCAGCGGCACCCTCGCTCCTACAAT ATGGTGACCCTCTTCCAGATGTGGGTAGTGCCTCTGTATTTCACTATCAAGCTGAACTGGTGGCGGTTCCTGGTGATCTGGGTGCTCTTCTCAGCAGTCACAGCTTTTGTCACCTTCCGGGCAACTCGAAAGCCTCTGGTACAGACAACACCCAG GCTGGTTTATAAATGGTTTCTACTAATATACAAGATCAGCTATGCTACTGGGATCGTGGGGTACATGGCTGTCATGTTTACGCTTTTTGGTCTTAACTTATTATTCAG AATCAAACCAGAAGATGCGATGGACTTCGGCATCTCCCTCCTCTTCTATGGTCTTTACTACGGAGTGCTGGAACGGGACTTTGCTGAAATGTGTGCGGATTACATGGCCTCAACCATCGGG TTCTACAGCGCCTCAGGGATGCCCACCAAGCACCTCTCCGACAGCGTCTGTGCCGTCTGTGGCCAGCAGATCTTCGTGGATGTCAATGAGGAGGGGATCATTGAGAACACCTACCGCCTCTCCTGCAACCACGT GTTTCATGAGTTCTGCATCCGGGGCTGGTGCATTGTCGGGAAGAAGCAGACGTGTCCATACTGCAAAGAGAAGGTGGATCTCAAGAGGATGTTCAGTAATCC ctgggagaggCCACACGTCATGTATGGGCAGCTGCTGGACTGGCTGCGCTACTTGGTGGCCTGGCAGCCAGTGATCATCGGACTGGTCCAGGGAATCAACTACATCCTGGGGCTGGAGTAA
- the RNF121 gene encoding RING finger protein 121 isoform X6 — MAAVLEVEVGGPVEREVEEVDLSHLSPEERWRVEHVRMHAKHRGHEAMHAEMVLILIATLVVAQLLLVQWKQRHPRSYNMVTLFQMWVVPLYFTIKLNWWRFLVIWVLFSAVTAFVTFRATRKPLVQTTPRLVYKWFLLIYKISYATGIVGYMAVMFTLFGLNLLFRIKPEDAMDFGISLLFYGLYYGVLERDFAEMCADYMASTIGFYSASGMPTKHLSDSVCAVCGQQIFVDVNEEGIIENTYRLSCNHVFHEFCIRGWCIVGKKQTCPYCKEKVDLKRMFSNPSCPAGRGHTSCMGSCWTGCATWWPGSQ; from the exons ATGGCGGCCGTGCTGGAGGTGGAGGTTGGCGGCCCCGTTGAGCGTGAGGTGGAGGAG gtTGATCTTTCACACTTGTCCCCAGAGGAGAGATGGAG GGTGGAGCACGTACGGATGCATGCCAAGCACCGTGGGCACGAGGCGATGCATGCCGAAATGGTCCTCATCCTCATTGCCACGCTTGTGGTGGCACAGCTCCTCCTGGTTCAGTGGAAGCAGCGGCACCCTCGCTCCTACAAT ATGGTGACCCTCTTCCAGATGTGGGTAGTGCCTCTGTATTTCACTATCAAGCTGAACTGGTGGCGGTTCCTGGTGATCTGGGTGCTCTTCTCAGCAGTCACAGCTTTTGTCACCTTCCGGGCAACTCGAAAGCCTCTGGTACAGACAACACCCAG GCTGGTTTATAAATGGTTTCTACTAATATACAAGATCAGCTATGCTACTGGGATCGTGGGGTACATGGCTGTCATGTTTACGCTTTTTGGTCTTAACTTATTATTCAG AATCAAACCAGAAGATGCGATGGACTTCGGCATCTCCCTCCTCTTCTATGGTCTTTACTACGGAGTGCTGGAACGGGACTTTGCTGAAATGTGTGCGGATTACATGGCCTCAACCATCGGG TTCTACAGCGCCTCAGGGATGCCCACCAAGCACCTCTCCGACAGCGTCTGTGCCGTCTGTGGCCAGCAGATCTTCGTGGATGTCAATGAGGAGGGGATCATTGAGAACACCTACCGCCTCTCCTGCAACCACGT GTTTCATGAGTTCTGCATCCGGGGCTGGTGCATTGTCGGGAAGAAGCAGACGTGTCCATACTGCAAAGAGAAGGTGGATCTCAAGAGGATGTTCAGTAA TccttcctgcccagctgggagaggCCACACGTCATGTATGGGCAGCTGCTGGACTGGCTGCGCTACTTGGTGGCCTGGCAGCCAGTGA
- the RNF121 gene encoding RING finger protein 121 isoform X5: MRPKWRVWQLLHSSPLLIGCWGSAAPSDWPKVDLSHLSPEERWRVEHVRMHAKHRGHEAMHAEMVLILIATLVVAQLLLVQWKQRHPRSYNMVTLFQMWVVPLYFTIKLNWWRFLVIWVLFSAVTAFVTFRATRKPLVQTTPRLVYKWFLLIYKISYATGIVGYMAVMFTLFGLNLLFRIKPEDAMDFGISLLFYGLYYGVLERDFAEMCADYMASTIGFPLTCRSPGFMSSASGAGALSGRSRRVHTAKRRWISRGCSVIPGRGHTSCMGSCWTGCATWWPGSQ, from the exons ATGCGCCCGAAGTGGCGCGTCTGGCAGCTGCTCCACTCCTCCCCTCTCCTGATTGGCTGTTGGGGCAGCGCCGCGCCCAGCGATTGGCCCAAG gtTGATCTTTCACACTTGTCCCCAGAGGAGAGATGGAG GGTGGAGCACGTACGGATGCATGCCAAGCACCGTGGGCACGAGGCGATGCATGCCGAAATGGTCCTCATCCTCATTGCCACGCTTGTGGTGGCACAGCTCCTCCTGGTTCAGTGGAAGCAGCGGCACCCTCGCTCCTACAAT ATGGTGACCCTCTTCCAGATGTGGGTAGTGCCTCTGTATTTCACTATCAAGCTGAACTGGTGGCGGTTCCTGGTGATCTGGGTGCTCTTCTCAGCAGTCACAGCTTTTGTCACCTTCCGGGCAACTCGAAAGCCTCTGGTACAGACAACACCCAG GCTGGTTTATAAATGGTTTCTACTAATATACAAGATCAGCTATGCTACTGGGATCGTGGGGTACATGGCTGTCATGTTTACGCTTTTTGGTCTTAACTTATTATTCAG AATCAAACCAGAAGATGCGATGGACTTCGGCATCTCCCTCCTCTTCTATGGTCTTTACTACGGAGTGCTGGAACGGGACTTTGCTGAAATGTGTGCGGATTACATGGCCTCAACCATCGGG TTCCCCTTAACATGCCGCTCCCCAGGTTTCATGAGTTCTGCATCCGGGGCTGGTGCATTGTCGGGAAGAAGCAGACGTGTCCATACTGCAAAGAGAAGGTGGATCTCAAGAGGATGTTCAGTAATCC ctgggagaggCCACACGTCATGTATGGGCAGCTGCTGGACTGGCTGCGCTACTTGGTGGCCTGGCAGCCAGTGA
- the RNF121 gene encoding RING finger protein 121 isoform X1, with amino-acid sequence MRPKWRVWQLLHSSPLLIGCWGSAAPSDWPKVDLSHLSPEERWRVEHVRMHAKHRGHEAMHAEMVLILIATLVVAQLLLVQWKQRHPRSYNMVTLFQMWVVPLYFTIKLNWWRFLVIWVLFSAVTAFVTFRATRKPLVQTTPRLVYKWFLLIYKISYATGIVGYMAVMFTLFGLNLLFRIKPEDAMDFGISLLFYGLYYGVLERDFAEMCADYMASTIGFYSASGMPTKHLSDSVCAVCGQQIFVDVNEEGIIENTYRLSCNHVFHEFCIRGWCIVGKKQTCPYCKEKVDLKRMFSNPWERPHVMYGQLLDWLRYLVAWQPVIIGLVQGINYILGLE; translated from the exons ATGCGCCCGAAGTGGCGCGTCTGGCAGCTGCTCCACTCCTCCCCTCTCCTGATTGGCTGTTGGGGCAGCGCCGCGCCCAGCGATTGGCCCAAG gtTGATCTTTCACACTTGTCCCCAGAGGAGAGATGGAG GGTGGAGCACGTACGGATGCATGCCAAGCACCGTGGGCACGAGGCGATGCATGCCGAAATGGTCCTCATCCTCATTGCCACGCTTGTGGTGGCACAGCTCCTCCTGGTTCAGTGGAAGCAGCGGCACCCTCGCTCCTACAAT ATGGTGACCCTCTTCCAGATGTGGGTAGTGCCTCTGTATTTCACTATCAAGCTGAACTGGTGGCGGTTCCTGGTGATCTGGGTGCTCTTCTCAGCAGTCACAGCTTTTGTCACCTTCCGGGCAACTCGAAAGCCTCTGGTACAGACAACACCCAG GCTGGTTTATAAATGGTTTCTACTAATATACAAGATCAGCTATGCTACTGGGATCGTGGGGTACATGGCTGTCATGTTTACGCTTTTTGGTCTTAACTTATTATTCAG AATCAAACCAGAAGATGCGATGGACTTCGGCATCTCCCTCCTCTTCTATGGTCTTTACTACGGAGTGCTGGAACGGGACTTTGCTGAAATGTGTGCGGATTACATGGCCTCAACCATCGGG TTCTACAGCGCCTCAGGGATGCCCACCAAGCACCTCTCCGACAGCGTCTGTGCCGTCTGTGGCCAGCAGATCTTCGTGGATGTCAATGAGGAGGGGATCATTGAGAACACCTACCGCCTCTCCTGCAACCACGT GTTTCATGAGTTCTGCATCCGGGGCTGGTGCATTGTCGGGAAGAAGCAGACGTGTCCATACTGCAAAGAGAAGGTGGATCTCAAGAGGATGTTCAGTAATCC ctgggagaggCCACACGTCATGTATGGGCAGCTGCTGGACTGGCTGCGCTACTTGGTGGCCTGGCAGCCAGTGATCATCGGACTGGTCCAGGGAATCAACTACATCCTGGGGCTGGAGTAA
- the RNF121 gene encoding RING finger protein 121 isoform X4 has product MAAVLEVEVGGPVEREVDLSHLSPEERWRVEHVRMHAKHRGHEAMHAEMVLILIATLVVAQLLLVQWKQRHPRSYNMVTLFQMWVVPLYFTIKLNWWRFLVIWVLFSAVTAFVTFRATRKPLVQTTPRLVYKWFLLIYKISYATGIVGYMAVMFTLFGLNLLFRIKPEDAMDFGISLLFYGLYYGVLERDFAEMCADYMASTIGFYSASGMPTKHLSDSVCAVCGQQIFVDVNEEGIIENTYRLSCNHVFHEFCIRGWCIVGKKQTCPYCKEKVDLKRMFSNPWERPHVMYGQLLDWLRYLVAWQPVIIGLVQGINYILGLE; this is encoded by the exons ATGGCGGCCGTGCTGGAGGTGGAGGTTGGCGGCCCCGTTGAGCGTGAG gtTGATCTTTCACACTTGTCCCCAGAGGAGAGATGGAG GGTGGAGCACGTACGGATGCATGCCAAGCACCGTGGGCACGAGGCGATGCATGCCGAAATGGTCCTCATCCTCATTGCCACGCTTGTGGTGGCACAGCTCCTCCTGGTTCAGTGGAAGCAGCGGCACCCTCGCTCCTACAAT ATGGTGACCCTCTTCCAGATGTGGGTAGTGCCTCTGTATTTCACTATCAAGCTGAACTGGTGGCGGTTCCTGGTGATCTGGGTGCTCTTCTCAGCAGTCACAGCTTTTGTCACCTTCCGGGCAACTCGAAAGCCTCTGGTACAGACAACACCCAG GCTGGTTTATAAATGGTTTCTACTAATATACAAGATCAGCTATGCTACTGGGATCGTGGGGTACATGGCTGTCATGTTTACGCTTTTTGGTCTTAACTTATTATTCAG AATCAAACCAGAAGATGCGATGGACTTCGGCATCTCCCTCCTCTTCTATGGTCTTTACTACGGAGTGCTGGAACGGGACTTTGCTGAAATGTGTGCGGATTACATGGCCTCAACCATCGGG TTCTACAGCGCCTCAGGGATGCCCACCAAGCACCTCTCCGACAGCGTCTGTGCCGTCTGTGGCCAGCAGATCTTCGTGGATGTCAATGAGGAGGGGATCATTGAGAACACCTACCGCCTCTCCTGCAACCACGT GTTTCATGAGTTCTGCATCCGGGGCTGGTGCATTGTCGGGAAGAAGCAGACGTGTCCATACTGCAAAGAGAAGGTGGATCTCAAGAGGATGTTCAGTAATCC ctgggagaggCCACACGTCATGTATGGGCAGCTGCTGGACTGGCTGCGCTACTTGGTGGCCTGGCAGCCAGTGATCATCGGACTGGTCCAGGGAATCAACTACATCCTGGGGCTGGAGTAA
- the RNF121 gene encoding RING finger protein 121 isoform X2 — protein MRPKWRVWQLLHSSPLLIGCWGSAAPSDWPKVDLSHLSPEERWRVEHVRMHAKHRGHEAMHAEMVLILIATLVVAQLLLVQWKQRHPRSYNMVTLFQMWVVPLYFTIKLNWWRFLVIWVLFSAVTAFVTFRATRKPLVQTTPRLVYKWFLLIYKISYATGIVGYMAVMFTLFGLNLLFRIKPEDAMDFGISLLFYGLYYGVLERDFAEMCADYMASTIGFYSASGMPTKHLSDSVCAVCGQQIFVDVNEEGIIENTYRLSCNHVYPSLQFPLTCRSPGFMSSASGAGALSGRSRRVHTAKRRWISRGCSVIPGRGHTSCMGSCWTGCATWWPGSQ, from the exons ATGCGCCCGAAGTGGCGCGTCTGGCAGCTGCTCCACTCCTCCCCTCTCCTGATTGGCTGTTGGGGCAGCGCCGCGCCCAGCGATTGGCCCAAG gtTGATCTTTCACACTTGTCCCCAGAGGAGAGATGGAG GGTGGAGCACGTACGGATGCATGCCAAGCACCGTGGGCACGAGGCGATGCATGCCGAAATGGTCCTCATCCTCATTGCCACGCTTGTGGTGGCACAGCTCCTCCTGGTTCAGTGGAAGCAGCGGCACCCTCGCTCCTACAAT ATGGTGACCCTCTTCCAGATGTGGGTAGTGCCTCTGTATTTCACTATCAAGCTGAACTGGTGGCGGTTCCTGGTGATCTGGGTGCTCTTCTCAGCAGTCACAGCTTTTGTCACCTTCCGGGCAACTCGAAAGCCTCTGGTACAGACAACACCCAG GCTGGTTTATAAATGGTTTCTACTAATATACAAGATCAGCTATGCTACTGGGATCGTGGGGTACATGGCTGTCATGTTTACGCTTTTTGGTCTTAACTTATTATTCAG AATCAAACCAGAAGATGCGATGGACTTCGGCATCTCCCTCCTCTTCTATGGTCTTTACTACGGAGTGCTGGAACGGGACTTTGCTGAAATGTGTGCGGATTACATGGCCTCAACCATCGGG TTCTACAGCGCCTCAGGGATGCCCACCAAGCACCTCTCCGACAGCGTCTGTGCCGTCTGTGGCCAGCAGATCTTCGTGGATGTCAATGAGGAGGGGATCATTGAGAACACCTACCGCCTCTCCTGCAACCACGTGTATCCTTCTCTGCAG TTCCCCTTAACATGCCGCTCCCCAGGTTTCATGAGTTCTGCATCCGGGGCTGGTGCATTGTCGGGAAGAAGCAGACGTGTCCATACTGCAAAGAGAAGGTGGATCTCAAGAGGATGTTCAGTAATCC ctgggagaggCCACACGTCATGTATGGGCAGCTGCTGGACTGGCTGCGCTACTTGGTGGCCTGGCAGCCAGTGA